A genomic segment from Candidatus Korarchaeum cryptofilum OPF8 encodes:
- a CDS encoding DUF2341 domain-containing protein, with protein sequence MPFGKLTKALLFIALFVLLTNFNIDKSQAPWAYPTFMYRVPITINNPNSYDLTDFQVSITVDTASLISAGKMQSSCNDIRFADESGNALPYWVEAGCNTASTMIWVKVPFIPASSSTTIYMYYGDPSAASESDPSRVFIRIIDGLVGSWHFDEGSGTTAHDSSGNGNDGTLLDDKPTNADGNTPPQWVSGRYGGALQYDGVDDLVLISSLNPIQNRAINNFAFVVWIKSTADTGTIQQVFEGHTRTGEIYLEGRLPGTLSFSIRDDSGTAHSIATSPLALNNWYFIAGTYDGSTQRIYVNGNLISSASWSNTFTITTGISVGRDYESNIQYFKGIIDELEIFNRSLSAAEISDLYNNYGYSTPNYPGKKLVRKWADIMPSFSIGPEERAPPKFSVELISPARCSVFYSDTVDFTFKAVGNRDSYSCELYIDGTPEGSTIAPNDTPVTLTVSGIGGGAHEWYVSCTADSITVESERWCFMIPITTTTTTTTTTTETRTETVTRYATVTLSTTETQTETVTQPTTITLPVTVTETVKQTVAKAIEKRPSRISLNVTPVSEIGREVIVRGSLYPPISGALIKLRYRVGGTEFPAEVITGPGGNFSHSFSPQMSGDWVINASWAGDATHCGSEASASFLVKKRRSEIHLEATPLVKKDGTVEIKGWVIPSKAKVTLSVSKDGREWKIAELGGNFSYKYDVRGLESGIYLLKASWGGDEEYEGNETAVPFAIGESMEVISAFPDILCYIPLVSSSTELAVSFNAKQGYLSAATGRAGETGGSLLLLIPDCCLKKYGVNVSDVIFLLDGSEAEKNMTRTPIGYLTEIKFGPGSHTISVYYLTYNLTLKVLDFQGNPAPLTKVELAGPVRRKVYTNESGIAELTLPPGKYKAVVDTTSVDIELNESKYVEIKTERGRIFVEYEEAMRKVGSLQSIIIALIILLVAVALSSYILYRMRRRTWIERALEEYLRAMGEEVDRRRIEEILKRRSR encoded by the coding sequence ATGCCGTTCGGGAAGCTCACCAAAGCTCTCCTATTCATAGCCCTCTTTGTACTACTCACAAACTTCAACATTGATAAATCGCAAGCTCCCTGGGCCTACCCCACCTTCATGTACAGAGTGCCGATAACGATCAACAATCCCAATAGCTACGATCTCACTGACTTCCAGGTTTCGATAACAGTGGATACGGCCAGCTTAATCTCAGCGGGGAAGATGCAGAGTAGCTGCAATGATATAAGGTTCGCTGATGAGAGCGGCAACGCTCTTCCATATTGGGTAGAGGCTGGATGCAACACAGCGAGCACTATGATATGGGTGAAAGTGCCCTTCATCCCGGCCTCATCATCAACTACGATCTATATGTACTACGGTGACCCCTCAGCTGCATCCGAGAGCGATCCATCGAGAGTGTTCATAAGGATAATAGATGGCCTCGTCGGGAGCTGGCATTTTGATGAGGGATCCGGCACTACTGCTCACGATTCATCGGGCAATGGTAACGATGGAACTCTGCTAGATGATAAACCCACCAACGCTGATGGAAACACGCCACCTCAATGGGTCAGTGGAAGATATGGGGGGGCGTTGCAGTACGATGGAGTGGATGACCTCGTCCTAATTTCCTCTCTTAACCCGATTCAGAATAGAGCAATCAACAATTTTGCTTTCGTAGTATGGATAAAGAGTACCGCAGATACCGGCACCATTCAGCAAGTTTTTGAGGGGCATACGAGGACAGGAGAAATCTATTTAGAAGGTAGGCTGCCAGGTACTCTAAGTTTCTCTATTAGAGATGATAGTGGCACAGCCCACTCAATAGCTACATCCCCCCTCGCGTTAAATAATTGGTACTTTATAGCTGGGACTTACGACGGCTCAACTCAGAGGATCTATGTAAATGGGAACCTTATTTCTTCCGCTTCGTGGAGTAACACATTTACTATAACGACGGGCATCAGCGTTGGGAGGGATTACGAATCTAACATCCAATACTTCAAAGGTATCATCGATGAACTGGAGATCTTCAACCGCTCCTTATCGGCTGCAGAGATAAGCGATCTTTACAACAATTACGGCTATTCAACGCCTAACTATCCGGGGAAGAAGCTCGTGAGGAAGTGGGCTGACATCATGCCGAGTTTTTCCATAGGTCCTGAGGAGAGAGCTCCTCCAAAATTCTCAGTCGAGCTTATCTCACCAGCAAGGTGCTCCGTATTTTACAGTGACACTGTGGACTTCACTTTCAAAGCCGTGGGGAATAGAGACTCATATAGTTGCGAGTTATACATAGATGGCACTCCCGAGGGCTCAACCATAGCTCCCAATGATACTCCAGTCACTCTGACCGTCTCAGGGATAGGGGGCGGAGCGCACGAGTGGTACGTCTCCTGCACCGCAGATTCCATAACTGTTGAGAGCGAGAGGTGGTGCTTCATGATACCGATAACGACTACTACGACTACGACGACAACTACAACGGAAACTCGGACGGAAACAGTGACTAGATACGCGACGGTCACACTTTCCACTACGGAGACTCAAACGGAAACCGTAACGCAGCCCACGACGATCACCCTCCCCGTCACCGTTACTGAGACGGTGAAGCAGACAGTAGCGAAGGCCATTGAGAAGCGCCCGAGCAGGATATCCCTGAACGTCACCCCTGTATCTGAGATTGGGAGGGAAGTGATTGTCAGGGGTTCGCTCTACCCTCCCATATCTGGAGCTCTCATAAAGCTGAGATACAGGGTAGGCGGAACAGAGTTCCCTGCTGAGGTCATCACGGGACCGGGAGGGAACTTTAGCCACAGTTTCTCACCTCAGATGAGCGGCGATTGGGTGATCAACGCTTCTTGGGCTGGCGATGCTACCCACTGCGGCTCGGAAGCTTCAGCTTCCTTCTTAGTCAAGAAGAGGAGGAGCGAGATACATTTGGAGGCCACTCCCCTGGTCAAGAAGGACGGGACTGTTGAGATAAAGGGATGGGTGATACCTAGCAAAGCTAAAGTGACTCTATCAGTGAGTAAGGATGGTAGGGAGTGGAAGATAGCTGAGCTCGGAGGTAACTTCAGTTACAAATACGATGTTAGAGGGCTAGAATCCGGCATCTACTTGCTGAAGGCATCCTGGGGAGGGGATGAGGAATATGAGGGGAATGAAACCGCGGTTCCCTTCGCTATAGGCGAATCCATGGAAGTAATTAGCGCCTTCCCGGATATATTATGCTACATCCCCCTCGTCTCGAGCTCAACTGAGCTGGCCGTTTCCTTCAACGCTAAGCAGGGCTATCTATCAGCTGCTACCGGGAGGGCGGGGGAGACAGGGGGCTCCCTCCTCCTACTAATCCCGGATTGCTGTTTAAAGAAGTATGGCGTGAATGTAAGCGATGTTATCTTCCTCCTGGATGGATCTGAGGCTGAGAAGAACATGACCAGGACTCCAATCGGATACTTAACTGAGATAAAGTTCGGGCCAGGTTCTCACACGATAAGCGTATACTACCTGACTTACAACCTCACTCTCAAAGTGCTAGACTTCCAGGGGAATCCCGCGCCCCTCACTAAAGTGGAGCTCGCTGGACCTGTGAGGAGAAAGGTCTACACGAACGAGTCGGGAATCGCTGAGCTCACCTTACCTCCGGGGAAGTATAAAGCGGTGGTAGATACCACATCTGTGGATATAGAGCTCAATGAATCCAAGTACGTGGAGATCAAGACCGAGAGGGGCAGGATATTCGTTGAGTATGAGGAAGCCATGAGGAAGGTAGGGAGCTTGCAATCCATAATCATAGCTCTCATAATACTCCTGGTGGCCGTAGCTCTGAGCTCGTACATACTCTACAGGATGAGGAGGAGGACTTGGATAGAGAGAGCTTTAGAGGAGTATCTTAGGGCGATGGGGGAGGAGGTGGATAGGAGGAGGATCGAGGAGATACTTAAGAGGAGATCTAGATGA
- a CDS encoding pyridoxamine 5'-phosphate oxidase family protein: protein MRRTDKEMKDGIEEVLRRAKICRIAMCDGGVPYCVPVIFCYSDGFIYIHSAREGRKIDILRRSSLVCFETEIDISLIRSGNPCKWTLAYKSVIGIGRASFVEDREEKRKALNCIIKKYSDEDFEISNEELDKVEVIRIEIEEMSGKRSP, encoded by the coding sequence ATGAGGCGTACCGATAAGGAGATGAAGGATGGAATAGAGGAAGTCCTGAGGAGGGCTAAGATCTGCAGGATAGCTATGTGCGATGGAGGAGTGCCTTACTGCGTTCCCGTCATCTTCTGCTACTCCGATGGGTTCATCTACATACATTCCGCGAGGGAGGGGAGGAAGATAGATATCCTGAGGAGGAGCAGCTTAGTCTGCTTCGAGACAGAGATTGATATTAGCCTCATAAGATCTGGAAACCCCTGCAAATGGACTCTCGCTTACAAGAGCGTGATAGGAATTGGTAGAGCTAGTTTCGTTGAGGATAGGGAGGAGAAGAGAAAAGCATTGAACTGCATAATTAAGAAGTACTCGGATGAGGATTTCGAGATCTCAAATGAGGAGTTAGATAAAGTGGAGGTAATAAGGATCGAGATAGAGGAGATGAGTGGGAAGAGGTCGCCGTGA
- a CDS encoding VTT domain-containing protein: protein MKHTGYEALIGLWGPLGILAFTFLISLVPFASPSNAVMAALIAMSFPNIDKLWIGVSVALGATLAKLVHFSASYGVGKVIERKMGDERLGKYSRITMYIMNFIAAATPLPDEWIVIPMGLGRMSPIWFFLSYLAGKLVITIPAAYIGYGLAPIAEGIFGGNTWIFSAVIGIVIAVIFVFIDFEKLGERVAGALRVRKREEPGA, encoded by the coding sequence ATGAAGCACACGGGATACGAAGCTCTGATAGGTCTGTGGGGCCCTCTCGGGATACTGGCCTTCACCTTCCTGATAAGCTTGGTCCCCTTCGCCTCCCCATCAAACGCTGTGATGGCAGCTCTAATAGCTATGAGCTTCCCCAACATAGATAAGCTTTGGATAGGCGTATCCGTCGCTTTAGGAGCTACTTTAGCGAAACTGGTGCACTTCTCAGCATCCTACGGAGTGGGTAAGGTCATAGAGAGGAAGATGGGTGATGAGAGGCTTGGGAAGTATAGCAGGATCACGATGTACATCATGAACTTCATAGCTGCCGCTACCCCCCTACCGGATGAGTGGATAGTAATACCCATGGGCTTGGGGAGGATGAGCCCCATCTGGTTCTTCTTATCTTACCTAGCTGGGAAGCTTGTGATAACGATACCCGCGGCTTACATAGGATACGGGCTGGCCCCGATAGCTGAGGGGATCTTCGGGGGCAATACTTGGATATTCTCCGCTGTGATCGGCATAGTGATAGCTGTGATCTTCGTTTTCATAGACTTCGAGAAGCTCGGCGAGAGAGTAGCCGGGGCTCTGAGGGTGAGGAAGAGGGAGGAGCCTGGGGCATGA
- a CDS encoding manganese efflux pump MntP — protein sequence MDYLALILLSLGLSLDDFGLAFALSLLMPGGTLRNLIVKAGKIAAAFSISTALLPLLGWLVGLAIYEWIAPFSAWVVLIVFSSVGLRVIREALEDERHEVMERVSSFWAMTAMGTLASIDEGAVGISYPFLGIPVLWIVIAVILANTLLISLAALLSDRIRNLSGKLPSILSGVILIVLGILEFLDLAFGI from the coding sequence TTGGATTACTTAGCTCTCATCTTGCTGTCCTTAGGATTATCTTTGGATGATTTCGGCCTAGCTTTCGCTTTAAGTCTATTGATGCCGGGTGGGACCCTTAGGAATTTGATAGTTAAAGCTGGTAAGATAGCGGCCGCATTCTCAATATCTACTGCATTACTGCCCCTGTTAGGCTGGCTAGTCGGATTAGCTATATATGAGTGGATCGCTCCCTTCAGCGCTTGGGTGGTCTTGATAGTCTTCTCATCCGTCGGACTCCGGGTAATTAGGGAAGCTCTCGAGGATGAGAGGCATGAGGTTATGGAGAGAGTCTCCTCCTTTTGGGCAATGACAGCTATGGGCACCTTAGCGAGTATAGATGAGGGAGCCGTGGGGATAAGTTACCCCTTCTTGGGGATCCCGGTATTATGGATAGTGATCGCCGTCATCCTGGCCAATACTTTACTGATATCACTAGCAGCTCTCCTGAGCGATAGGATAAGGAATTTGAGTGGGAAGCTCCCATCAATCCTCTCAGGCGTAATTCTAATAGTTTTGGGGATACTGGAGTTCCTGGATCTGGCTTTTGGGATTTGA